The window GCCATCTACCAGCTGCGTGCCCTGGAGAAGGAGCGCCACTGCAAGAAGGCGGCCCTGCGCCGGGAGCTGGAGGCCGTGGCCGCCGAGCTGGTGAAGGTGCGGAAGCAGATCGAGAAGGAGAtgaggcagctggagcagggcaAGCTCAACAAGGCGCCTCTGAGGGGCTCCCTGCTGTGCACCTACGTGGCCCACGTAGTCACGCGCTCCGTGGTGGAGGTCAGCTTCATGACCGTGCAGTACATCCTCTACGGACACCGCCTGAGCCCCATCTACAAGTGCGAGCGCGAGCCGTGCCCCAACGTGGTGGACTGCTTCGTGTCGCGGCCCACGGAGAAGTCCGTCTTCATGATGTTCATGCAGCTCATCGCCTGCATCTCCCTCTTCCTCAGTCTCCTCGAGATCATCCACCTGGGGTACAAGAAGATCAAGAGGGTCATCCTGGGCTACTACCCGCATCTGAAGGACGATCTGGACGACTATTACGTCAACAAGTCAAAGAAGAACTCGGTGGTGCATCAGGTCTGCGTCGGCACCTCCGTGGGCCGTAAGAACACCCTCCCCACGGCGCCCAGCGGGTACACGCTGCTGTTGGAGAAGCAGGGGAACGGACCCAACTACCCTCTGctcagcgcctcctccgccttcaTACCGATACAAGAGGGTCCCGGTGCAGAGCCAGACGCCCACGcgtctggaggcgaggagcgcGCGCCCAGTCCCACGGAGCAGAACAGCAACTCCAACAACACCAGCAGCGAGACGCGCTCGCCTCCCGTGGACAAGCAGGACGACCCGGAGCAGTCCTCGTCCCAGCACGAGGACCTGGAGTGCGGCGCCTCCGAGTTCCGCACGCCGCGCGCGGCCGACGCCTCCTCGGGCGCCGCGCTGTCGGGCAGGAAGTCTCGCCGGGTCAGTCCGCCGTGGCACTGCTCCACGGTGATGGAGGGCAACGCCTCCGACAGCGGGGACTCGTTCCACGGCCGCAGCGGCGGCATGAAGCTCCGCAGCAGCTGCGCGGGCCCCAGAGCCAGGATGCTGTCCAAGTCGGACACCAAGCGGTCCAGCCGCTCCCAGAGCCCCGACTCCGCGGGGGAGCTCAGCTCCGTGTCCCGGCACAGCCGTGAGAGCAACAGCCCCACGACGTCGTCCCCCAACCGCAGGGCGTCGGCGgcgagcagcggcagcagcaggcgaGCGCCCACGGACCTGCAGATATGAACCCGCACCGTGGGCCGGAGACACGGGGAGACTCGCGTTGAGCGGTGACGTCACTGGATTTTTGTGCGTCTGAATAATCGCTGAACGCCTTTGTCACTTTTAAGGGTTATGTCCAccttttactacagtatttagTTTCTGGACCGTTGCTGGCGTCCAGAGAGGACTTCAGCTCTGAACGATGGAGCTGAACCACAAATCCATAATGTTTTAGGCCATAACATGCTGTTACGCAACTGGACACTGCTAAATCAGTAGCACTGAATCGATCCCATTCGTGCACCAACATGTGTGAGAGGACATTACGGGGACAGTTCAGAAAATGACTGTGTAGCGATAACACAACATGTGCGTTTGATTGGAGTGCAACATGAAGAAAAGCGTGAATCTGGCACTTGACCAGCAAATGTCTTTATTACTTTTGTATGAGAAATATTTTTACTTGATGCCAAGTTGTGCAGTTGATTTATTAAAAAGTCTTGGaaagtgtgtttattttcaaaACTATATTATTTGTTATGGATTCGACATGAATGACTGTCTAACATCTGTTCTGGCTGGAAGCAGAAGTTCATCACGAGACCAAATGCTGAAAAGGGTTTATTTTGGAACAAAAAGGAGAACCTtaggaaacaaaaaacagtgattctgtgttcactGTACATCTATTATGtaacaaacatttacaaataAGTCATTTAAACGTTCTTTGCAGATTCTTTGTCCTATTCCGCTTCTCCCTCCTCGGGCAAGTGTTCAAACTGCATCAACTGGAAACGAACCAAGCACACGTTAGAGAGAGGCCACGCACTAGAACGGATGTGTGAGTTCACAGCATCTAACCCGATTCCTCAGCTCCTTGTTCTCGTTCAGGAGAAGGTTGTACTTCTGTTGCAGCTCATTCAGCTCCATCCGCAGAGCCTCAGTGTCCGCTGGCTCTGGACCAGAGGCGCCGAGGTGAAGCTTTATGAAGCTTCACACGCGTTTAAGGCCAACAGCTGCTGGGACCATTTATACAACAGTACACGTGatagaaatacaaatacaaaacatagTTTATGTTGAAATAATACATGAAAATGACATGAAAGGATACTCCAGAGCATTGTTAGGTTTGTCAGTTTCTTCATAAAGTGCcactaaaactgaaaaaaacagacagcagaAGATTAAAGCTTATCCAGAGTCTCTGACGCCACGATTTGAATGGAAAATGTCACGTTTATTGACAACGACCCTTGTTTTTCCTCGCCTACCGCTTGTTATAGTGTCGAGGACTCCAGCCTTTTCAAGATATCTCCTAAATTGCTCTCGCTTCGACTCTGACGCCTGAAAGACACGCGAGTACATTCACAGCACAGGTAACGTTTGACTCGTAAGCACACGTAGCCCTCCATTACACAAATACAACAATACGGCACCGGAGTTAGCATCAACGCTAGTTCCACTGGTCAGACTGGGGGAAGGAAGACTATTTACTATAAATGTTGAGTTTCATGACGCTTCGCCTTCCCGAGCTCCGAATTCAAACCAGCCTTTTAGCAGCTGCCAGCGCAGGAAGGCAACGTTTAACGCGGCTAGATTAGCTAGCTAGTCAGTTAGCAACTGCGTCTCAGTACGAACAACAGCGTAAAATTCGCCGAGGGAAACACTAAAGCGAAAAATACAATGAACAACGGAACGAGTACAGTGACATACGCACTCTGTAATGTGCCATGGATGCGATGTCAGCGGCGCACATGCGACTGAACGCGGCGGCAGCTCAATTAAgttcaaccagcagcagctgtgacgcCAGGATGTAttggttgccatgacaacaccTAACTTCCACGTTTGTTGGTAATGGAACAACTACACGCCAATGAAATGTAATGAAAAGCACATTTAAGTCTCTTTTAAGTGGCTAAGTCTATTTTACGTAAATCCGCATTACAGTGTGATTTGCATGAGTTGTACGTACAACGTTTATATTCGACACAACAGCTACGTTAACAAGCAATGGGTGTTGCCAGGTTCGTTTTTGTGCCTCCATCAGTCTAATATAAATCTTTATTGCTTGTTGTTATATATTacacaatataataaaaaaacaccccaCTTCTCCTTTTTAGAATTACAAAAATACTTAaatttgtgtgtgggtgaccGTGGCAACACGCGAGAGGAGGACGGGCCAGTGGTGTGTCAGGTGCTGTGACGTCACATTCGCAGCGCAGATATATAAAACATGCACAGTAGTTTTACGGGAAGACAAGAAGAGGGCGTGGTCACTCCACTGTGTTTTGCGCTGCTTTTTCTTGTAGCGCGCTTTTCCGCATTCCTCGCGAGCCCGTTCTGTCCTGtagtgaaaagcaacaacaCGGCGCGCATCATTTGTCATTTCGCCGGCTCTGATATGACACAGCTCTCTGGATTACATGGTAGTTTACCTTCAGGGCAGCGGACAAACCTGTCATAAACAAGCGGGATAAAGTCATCACGGAGGTAAGATGGGTTCAAATCATCTAAATTTACCGGAGTTCTAGTTAGCTGATCTGCGGTTTCACTTCAACCTCTTCTGTTTGTTCAAGCagtgttttgaaaacactggtTGAATGCAGTCAGTCAGTACACAGTACTACACAGTAGtacacagtagtacacagcagtGTTCATCACTAAACAGATTAAACTGGTCAAGATAACATTTGACCTACTCCATGAAGGGATGTTATAATAAACCAGCGTCAGTGCGTCTCGCTCCCAGGTCACCAGGTGTTGTTGCTGCgctcattttcttcttctaaCCCTCATTTCAGGCACATGCAGCCCTTTATAAACTGCGCTGATGACTTTAAAGAGGGCTGTATGTCAAGCAGGGTTTTTGTATAATGAGTTTCTTTGCAGCAGGTTCCCGTTCAGAAAAGTCCCGAGTGCCATCGCCGTCATTGTTACCATAATTTCACTACCTGCTCTTTCTGAGAGTCAATAAAATGTAAGTACCACAGTAATGAAACGTGTTGTGAAAGTAGGAAGTAGGTGATTCGATTAGAGTGTTAAGACCGGTCGTCAGGATGTTGATACAGATCCAGATCACTTGACGTGTGATGTCATGTTCTCCGTCATGTGAGCGCTCCTGTCGGTTGGTCCAGATTGTTTGGATGCCTCGTTTCTCTGACATCATCTCTCCAACCTCATATTTGCTCTTCAGCCGCCGCAATGCAACCACCAGATAGCTGCTCCGTCAACTCACTGCCGTCCGACTGTGAGGACAGTGAGCCCCTCGTCAAGCCCGATGCAGGTGCGCTTCTGCTTGTGCCACAGCATTCTGTTTCACCAAAGGTTCAGTTGCATATTACATTAACATAAACGACTGAAAGTGAGCCACTCAGAAACATTAGTGCTTCTAGGAACGACTTGACTGTAAACTGTCACGACTCTCCTGTTCCTCAGCAAAAAGCACTTTACAGGTTACACATTAGCTTTAGATAACAGCAACATGAGGTTGCTGACATCTGGCAGCATTTGGACTAAAATCACATGCTactgaaataaaagcataaagGTAAGGAGCCATTGGCCTTTAGGTACAGTCAAAGAACAGAAGCACAACACAGTAGTAATTTAGTAATACAATAAGTATTAGCAGTAAGGCTGTTGGTTCATGTATTTATGTGTATTTGTAATTATAAAAACCCACATACTTGAAGTATATCTGAGCCGTGTTCCTGTGAGTCCAGGATTCATGTAAACAGTACTGTTGTGGTGTGTCAGTTCCCCGTCAGTGCTGCTCGGCTCGCCTCAGCTTGGCCGTCCTCATGTTCTTCGGGTTCACCGTGGTCTACGGGCTCCGTGTGAACCTCAGCGTCGCcatggttgccatggtgaacAGCACAGACCCCGCGCCTCCCCCAAACAGCTCCAACGCCCACAGCTGCCCACTGCCGCCTGGGAACGACAGCAACCGCTTTGTGCAGCCTGACGGGGTAAGTGCTAGCGATGCTAATGATGCAGCTACACACTGGCCACGCTGGTGTTCTGCTGTGGTGCAGCTGCCTCTTTCTGTCTCATCCCAGGTCCCTCAGTACCCGTGGGACTCGGAAACTCAAGGCTGGTTGCTCGGGGCCTTCTTCTTCGGCTACCTGTGCACTCAGATCCCTGGGGGTTACCTGGCAGGCCACTACGGGGGGAGCATCTTCCTGGGCCTGGGAGTGCTGGGCACCGCTGTCCTCACCCTGCTCACGCCCCTGGCTGCCCAGTTGGGCTCGTACTGGCTGTTTGCGCTACGAGCTGTGGAGGGCTTTGGGGAGGTAGGAGCTTCTGTGCACGTGGAGGCTGCAGGAAGTGGCGGCTGCTGATGCGTCTGCCCCGTGTTTGTGCAGGGCGTGACCTTCCCCGCCATGATGGCCATGTGGgctcgctgggctcctcctctggaGCGCTCTCGCCTCATGAGCGTTTCCGGAGCTGGGGCCAACTTTGGGGCCTTCGTGGCCCTGCCGCTCACCGGTGTGATCTGCCAGACGCTGGGCTGGCCCTCCGTCTTCTACATCTGTGGTGAGCGATTTCAGGTTCATCATAACGTATGCAGTGTTATTGCCAGTTATTGTTAATTAACGTGACTTTTCTGAGGTTCTGATGGTGAACTGttgcttcacctcctctgctgtcgTTCAGGAGGTGCTGGTTGCCTCTGGGCTGTCTTTTGGTTCATTTTTGTTTCCGATGACCCTCGCACCCACCGTCGCATCagtcaggaggagagagactaCATCATAAACTCTATTGGGTCCCAGGTGCGTTTGGATCATTAACAGAcaggctgctgcctctgctttgTCTGCTTAACATGTTCTATAATGTAGCTGGTAAAAACAAAATGCGAAAGTGGCCTTAGTTCCAT is drawn from Betta splendens chromosome 11, fBetSpl5.4, whole genome shotgun sequence and contains these coding sequences:
- the si:ch1073-513e17.1 gene encoding sialin, giving the protein MQPPDSCSVNSLPSDCEDSEPLVKPDAVPRQCCSARLSLAVLMFFGFTVVYGLRVNLSVAMVAMVNSTDPAPPPNSSNAHSCPLPPGNDSNRFVQPDGVPQYPWDSETQGWLLGAFFFGYLCTQIPGGYLAGHYGGSIFLGLGVLGTAVLTLLTPLAAQLGSYWLFALRAVEGFGEGVTFPAMMAMWARWAPPLERSRLMSVSGAGANFGAFVALPLTGVICQTLGWPSVFYICGGAGCLWAVFWFIFVSDDPRTHRRISQEERDYIINSIGSQGTPHGWSVPLLQMMMSVPLWAIIVTQMCWNWSFYTLLTSLPTYMDNVLHFDLKSNGFLSALPYLGGWLVSTLSGFAADSLIERRVFSIAVVRKLFTVTGMVLPAAFLVAVSYAGCNHILTVTFLTCSTATGGISGSGVFINQMDIAPRYAGFLLGITNTFGTIPGVVGPIATGYFTQDHSLEGWRKVFWVAAAINVGGAIIFAILGSGTLQPWAMTEEDRAEEERRRSRSIRA
- the mycbp gene encoding C-Myc-binding protein, translated to MCAADIASMAHYRASESKREQFRRYLEKAGVLDTITSVLVALYEETDKPNNALDFIKLHLGASGPEPADTEALRMELNELQQKYNLLLNENKELRNRLMQFEHLPEEGEAE
- the LOC114865396 gene encoding gap junction alpha-9 protein-like, producing the protein MGDWNFLGGILEEVHIHSTMVGKIWLTILFIFRMLVLGVAAEDVWNDEQSDFICNTDQPGCRNVCYDQAFPISLIRYWVLQVIFVSSPSLVYMGHAIYQLRALEKERHCKKAALRRELEAVAAELVKVRKQIEKEMRQLEQGKLNKAPLRGSLLCTYVAHVVTRSVVEVSFMTVQYILYGHRLSPIYKCEREPCPNVVDCFVSRPTEKSVFMMFMQLIACISLFLSLLEIIHLGYKKIKRVILGYYPHLKDDLDDYYVNKSKKNSVVHQVCVGTSVGRKNTLPTAPSGYTLLLEKQGNGPNYPLLSASSAFIPIQEGPGAEPDAHASGGEERAPSPTEQNSNSNNTSSETRSPPVDKQDDPEQSSSQHEDLECGASEFRTPRAADASSGAALSGRKSRRVSPPWHCSTVMEGNASDSGDSFHGRSGGMKLRSSCAGPRARMLSKSDTKRSSRSQSPDSAGELSSVSRHSRESNSPTTSSPNRRASAASSGSSRRAPTDLQI